Part of the Chthoniobacterales bacterium genome is shown below.
CAATGAGAGATAAAATCACGCACACGCTTCGGCGTCCCGGGCAGCCAGCATCGCGGTTCATCCCGACATTGGTTGTTCTCATTATTTTTATGAACTGTCCGGATACTACGAATGCAAACCGCCCCATTCCTACGGAAGATTTGTGCTGTTCCGGGTCGTTTTGTGAGGCGGATCTCAGCGTGATGCGCCATCCGGAGCACCGGAGCGACGACAGTTGAGCTTGCGGTAGGCACCGGGGCTCATGCCATAGCTTTTGCGAAAGACCTTGCACAATCGGCTGGTGTCGCCATAGCCGTGGTCGCAGGCGATTTCCTCCAGGGTTTTGCCGGTGAGGCGCAGATCCTGCTCGATCCTGTGGATGCGGAACTGGGTGATGAACGCCGCGGGACTGTCGCCGGTCTTATCTTTGAAAATCCGGGTAAAATGCGAGCGGGTGAGATCGAAGTAAGCGGCCAGTTCCTCGATCGATGGCGGCGCGGCGGGATTTTTGTTCAGAACGGCGAGCACCCGGTTCTGCCAAATATGGCTCTCCTTGGGCGAGGCAGCGGGTTCCCTCAGTTCGCGTTCGGCCGCGCACATCCAGTCGAAGATGTGGGCCTCCTCCTCGTAGCTGTCGGCAAACACCCCGTTTTGCGTGAGCCGGATCAGATCCGCGCTCTTGGTGATAAGAGGATGCCGCTCGTCGAGCTCGATCACGCCGCAATGCTGCTCGAGAGCCGCGGCGATGCGGCTGACGGTGTGGGGATGTTGGAACGTTAGGTAGAAAAAGTTCCACCCGGGGGAATCCGGTGGAAGCTTGTAAACATGCGCGGAAGGGATCACCGCGAAAAAGGCGCGACCCTTTTCCATGCGGTGCTGCTTATTGGCGCGGGTGAAAAGCCCGCATCCGCTAAACGTGTATTGGAAGAGCAGTTGGGGATGCTCCGGAGGCCGGTTGCGCTTCAGGCCGTCCCAATCATAATCCTCGCCCTTCATCAGCCGCCCGGCTCCGAAAAAAAGCCGTGGCTGCCCCCGGTAGGGGCTGGGCATCCGCCGCTTGACGGATAAGAGCCGGGTCAATTCCTGTTCGAGCATGGGAGACGCGCCGATTGTTATTCATCGGAGGAATTCCGATAAGGTCAAAGAACATTTCCCCTTCTGGCAGGACAATCAAAAACCGGCCGGTGGCATTCGCATCGGAA
Proteins encoded:
- a CDS encoding helix-turn-helix transcriptional regulator; translated protein: MLEQELTRLLSVKRRMPSPYRGQPRLFFGAGRLMKGEDYDWDGLKRNRPPEHPQLLFQYTFSGCGLFTRANKQHRMEKGRAFFAVIPSAHVYKLPPDSPGWNFFYLTFQHPHTVSRIAAALEQHCGVIELDERHPLITKSADLIRLTQNGVFADSYEEEAHIFDWMCAAERELREPAASPKESHIWQNRVLAVLNKNPAAPPSIEELAAYFDLTRSHFTRIFKDKTGDSPAAFITQFRIHRIEQDLRLTGKTLEEIACDHGYGDTSRLCKVFRKSYGMSPGAYRKLNCRRSGAPDGASR